One segment of Alnus glutinosa chromosome 2, dhAlnGlut1.1, whole genome shotgun sequence DNA contains the following:
- the LOC133860911 gene encoding G-type lectin S-receptor-like serine/threonine-protein kinase At2g19130, protein MDTKKNPWLMLSLLFLGLSVNNHLSLGADHTISANQSLSGDQTIVSSGGNFVLGFFKPGSSSNYYIGMWYGTGKVSTQTIVWVANRDKPVSDKSSSVLRISDGNLVLFNESQIPVWSTNLTSTTSSSPVQAVLLDEGNLVLNDGSNSSQHLWQSFDHPSHTWLPGSKIGLNKITNENQRLISWKNADDPAPGLFNLELQANTSEYIILWNRSIRYWTSGPWDPITKIFSLVPEMTANYIYNFTYVNNTNESYFTYSLYDPSIISRFVMEVSGQIQQTTWLNNTNLWNLFWSQPKTQCEVYDFCGAFGTCNEQSKPFCSCLKGFVPQSQNDWNLSDYAGGCMRRTPLQCNNTNLSNGHEDRFLQMPSMALPVQRQSVGVGSVTECESTCLNSCSCTAFAYEINNCSFWVGDLLNLEQLSGDDPTGRTLYLKLAASEFSSKKNNKGMIVGAVAGSVAGVAILLGLFIILMRRKRAVGTGKAVEGSLVAFGYRDLQNATKNFSDKLGGGGFGSVFKGTLSDSTVIAVKKLESISQGEKQFRTEVSTIGTIQHVNLVRLRGFCSEGARKLLVYDYMPNGSLESHLFHEKFLDWKTRYQIAIGTARGLYYLHEKCRECVIHCDIKPENILLDAYLCPKVADFGLAKLVGREFSRVLTTMRGTRGYLAPEWISGVAITAKADVYSYGMMLFEFVSGRRNSEPSADGKTGFFPSRAANLIAEGGDVLSLLDPRLEGNTDVEELTRVCKVACWCIQDDETRRPPMGQVVQILEGLLDVNLAPIPRSLQVFADNQENIVFFTDSSASQSLQAQSNASTASSQSKSGVSSTSSKS, encoded by the coding sequence ATGGATACGAAGAAGAATCCATGGCTCAtgctttctcttctcttcctcggCTTATCTGTCAACAACCATCTTTCCCTCGGAGCTGATCACACCATCTCTGCCAACCAATCTCTCTCTGGTGATCAAACCATTGTCTCTTCAGGTGGCAACTTTGTGCTGGGTTTCTTCAAACCAGGTAGCTCTTCTAACTACTATATAGGCATGTGGTACGGTACTGGTAAAGTCTCAACCCAAACCATAGTTTGGGTCGCAAACAGAGATAAACCTGTCTCTGATAAGAGTTCTTCTGTATTAAGAATCTCTGATGGTAATTTGGTTCTCTTCAATGAGTCCCAAATCCCAGTTTGGTCCACAAATTTGACCTCCACCACTTCATCAAGTCCTGTACAAGCTGTTCTTCTAGATGAAGGAAATCTTGTTCTGAATGATGGGTCTAATTCATCCCAACATTTATGGCAAAGTTTTGATCACCCATCTCATACATGGCTTCCTGGTAGTAAGATTGGATTGAACAAAATTACCAATGAAAACCAACGCCTCATTTCTTGGAAGAATGCGGACGATCCTGCACCAGGactcttcaatcttgagttacAGGCAAATACCAGCGAGTATATTATTCTGTGGAATAGGTCCATTCGGTATTGGACTAGTGGACCTTGGGATCCCATTACGAAGATTTTTAGCTTAGTTCCTGAAATGACAGCCAATTATATCTACAACTTCACTTATGTTAACAACACAAATGAGAGTTATTTCACCTATTCTCTTTACGATCCTTCCATAATTTCTCGATTCGTGATGGAAGTTTCTGGGCAGATTCAGCAAACAACATGGTTAAACAATACCAATCTGTGGAATTTGTTTTGGTCTCAACCGAAAACACAATGCGAGGTTTATGATTTTTGCGGGGCTTTTGGTACCTGCAACGAACAATCAAAGCCTTTTTGTAGCTGCTTGAAAGGTTTTGTTCCTCAGTCGCAGAACGATTGGAATTTGTCAGATTATGCTGGTGGGTGCATGAGGAGAACTCCTTTACAGTGTAACAATACCAATCTTAGTAATGGGCACGAAGACAGGTTTTTACAAATGCCCAGCATGGCATTGCCTGTCCAACGACAATCTGTTGGGGTTGGAAGTGTTACAGAATGTGAATCCACCTGCTTGAATAGCTGCTCCTGCACTGCTTTTGCTTATGAAATCAATAATTGTTCATTTTGGGTTGGAGATCTCTTGAATCTGGAACAACTATCAGGAGATGATCCTACAGGGCGAACTCTATATCTCAAACTTGCAGCTTCTGAGTTCTCAAGTAAGAAGAATAATAAGGGGATGATTGTTGGTGCTGTTGCGGGCTCAGTTGCAGGGGTAGCAATTCTGCTAGGCCTTTTTATAATCCTTATGCGAAGAAAGAGAGCTGTTGGAACTGGAAAAGCAGTAGAGGGTTCATTGGTGGCATTTGGGTACAGAGACTTACAAAATGCGACCAAGAATTTCTCGGACAAGTTGGGGGGAGGAGGCTTTGGTTCTGTTTTCAAAGGGACATTATCTGATTCAACAGTCATAGCAGTCAAGAAACTTGAAAGCATCAGCCAAGGAGAGAAGCAATTCCGCACAGAAGTCAGTACAATCGGGACAATCCAACATGTAAATCTTGTTCGGCTTCGTGGGTTCTGCTCTGAAGGTGCTAGAAAGTTGCTGGTGTATGATTACATGCCAAATGGCTCTTTAGAATCTCATCTTTTCCATGAAAAGTTTTTGGACTGGAAGACAAGGTACCAGATTGCTATAGGAACAGCTAGAGGCTTGTATTATCTCCATGAGAAGTGCAGAGAGTGCGTCATACACTGTGACATAAAACCAGAAAACATTCTTCTAGATGCTTATTTGTGTCCAAAAGTGGCAGATTTTGGCCTGGCAAAGCTTGTTGGGCGGGAGTTCAGCCGAGTCCTAACAACCATGAGAGGCACAAGAGGTTATCTTGCTCCAGAGTGGATTTCAGGGGTGGCCATTACAGCCAAGGCCGACGTTTACAGCTATGGAATGATGCTTTTCGAATTTGTCTCAGGAAGGAGAAACTCTGAGCCATCTGCAGATGGCAAAACCGGATTCTTCCCATCTCGGGCTGCAAACCTCATAGCTGAAGGGGGTGATGTCCTTAGCCTATTAGATCCCAGGTTGGAGGGAAACACTGATGTAGAAGAGCTCACAAGAGTTTGTAAAGTTGCTTGTTGGTGCATCCAAGATGATGAAACTAGGAGGCCGCCGATGGGTCAGGTGGTTCAAATCCTTGAGGGACTTTTAGATGTGAACCTGGCCCCGATTCCTAGATCTCTCCAAGTGTTTGCTGATAACCAGGAGAACATAGTTTTCTTCACTGATTCATCCGCAAGCCAAAGTTTACAGGCACAGAGCAACGCTTCAACTGCATCATCTCAGTCGAAGAGTGGCGTGTCATCAACGAGTTCAAAGTCTTGA
- the LOC133860136 gene encoding uncharacterized protein LOC133860136 isoform X2, translating into MIVPEMALSGELVQHIKQKKIMGDGGSGSSFSLNRSVLGEIYLSEVLEQPGHMALPHVKHTENSANCEVILADSPRTEMLAVKISKKKKRKKKKKDKSTKSLNDKTVDGTGLRKCGLDSAMPSCQLSGETANNNATNYVKGLKNDLPSAGVNPQCAPCMSGVCKDPSVPIGKNLPECSNVRIPDLTGNYLPASMRNHSNSGSNICCAGYKFSKHEPEEVSNNCFLENLQENQSPRLLSQCKSYKIINCKSYKVKDCIACNRGVTKTCGRSQTACNHRGITPINDFKSNDLASQSDAVRKTKKNAKGAQTYGKKRSNFYYVDKDVCLLEKNHWVKRNSFSRRGLLPSHLISPPGYSNSAHGTKKMVDKESFMCRKMHGGVIVDSSQWAPQQRLNGGFNKYVSWSCQPGALATDSGKLKSYNSFKHENYYNRKKGQGGYGGNFFRLHDKSVPLQKESSQVPYELYQYKNGNAAQRTIYNSQLAVSYGSHCLNSFPAFSPVIPKNVPHLTSLSIPGQRVLNDFHPYNCMKIPRTEDVVSRSFSASIDSDMCSHSKFRNEDKYRQNGASGKKWIPVGTKTSRLLKQTSSAGESHMSENSIAEADGQKVESTLKAAYQLQLALEGIHRVMGNPLAEFERLVHSFAPVISSSCAYEKCAVCIDDQLSHSLLCKHQIPNVSLRVVWNWYEKPGNYGLEVKAEDSKNLNGLHIDSITFRAHFVPFLSAVQLFGYQHLPEYSVKRREHTNLEMQDKGEVESHFSFLKTMFDKQCSKAVEVNRNSEEDIEPARNFDTVEEPLSTLKPRHRKPLHDKIAELIDVGTSSHQIYGDPSKLELMNLQELHPASWFSVAWYPIYRIPEGNFRASFLTFHSLGHLVQRHISNDSLNKNVFCIASPVLGLQSYNTQGECWFNPKIPVETTLKESTPFNISEILKERLRILEENALRFARGCVCKNNVMAFNRQPDYEFFISRKN; encoded by the exons AATCATGGGAGACGGTGGTTCtggttcttcattttctctaaATCGTTCTGTTCTGGGTGAAATATATTTGTCAGAGGTTTTGGAGCAGCCAGGACATATGGCTTTACCTCATGTCAAGCATACAGAGAACTCCGCGAACTGTGAGGTGATTCTTGCTGATTCTCCAAGGACAGAGATGCTTGCTGTAAAGAtttccaagaagaagaagaggaagaagaagaagaaagataagTCAACTAAAAGTTTGAATGATAAGACTGTTGATGGCACAGGACTAAGAAAATGTGGTTTAGACAGCGCAATGCCATCTTGTCAGCTGTCGGGGGAGACCGCGAACAATAATGCAACTAACTACGTGAAAGGCCTGAAGAATGATCTCCCATCTGCAGGTGTCAATCCTCAATGTGCACCATGTATGTCTGGAGTTTGTAAAGATCCGAGTGTTCCCATTGGCAAGAATCTCCCTGAATGTTCCAATGTCAGAATTCCTGATCTTACTGGAAATTATTTACCTGCTTCTATGAGGAATCATAGTAACTCTGGGTCCAACATCTGCTGTGCGGGTTATAAATTCAGCAAGCACGAGCCTGAAGAAGTAAGCAATAATTGTTTTCTGGAGAATCTGCAGGAGAACCAGTCTCCCAGGCTTCTATCTCAATGCAAGTCATACAAGATCATTAATTGCAAGTCTTATAAGGTCAAAGATTGCATTGCTTGCAACCGTGGAGTTACCAAAACCTGTGGCCGGTCTCAGACTGCCTGCAATCATCGTGGCATCACCCCAATTAATGATTTTAAATCTAATGACTTGGCTTCTCAAAGTGATGCAGTACGCAAAACTAAGAAGAATGCCAAGGGAGCACAAACCTACGGGAAAAAAAGATCGAATTTTTATTATGTGGACAAGGATGTTTGCCTGCTAGAGAAGAATCATTGGGTCAAGCGTAATTCATTTTCAAGAAGAGGATTGCTACCCAGTCACTTAATTTCCCCTCCAGGCTACAGCAATTCTGCACATGGAACGAAAAAGATGGTAGACAAAGAGTCATTTATGTGTAGGAAAATGCATGGTGGAGTAATAGTTGATTCTTCTCAATGGGCTCCTCAGCAGAGGTTGAATGGGGGATTTAATAAATATGTCTCATGGTCTTGTCAACCGGGTGCCTTGGCAACTGACTCTGGGAAATTAAAATCATATAATTCATTTAAGCATGAGAACTACTACAACAGAAAGAAAGGACAGGGAGGCTATGGAGGAAACTTCTTTAGGCTTCATGATAAGTCTGTTCCACTTCAAAAGGAATCATCACAGGTTCCTTATGAACTTTATCAGTATAAAAATGGTAATGCTGCACAAAGAACCATTTATAATAGCCAGCTCGCTGTATCTTATGGTTCACACTGTTTAAATTCATTTCCTGCCTTTTCGCCTGTCATACCGAAAAATGTACCTCACTTGACAAGTTTGAGTATACCAGGTCAACGTGTGCTAAATGATTTCCATCCATACAATTGCATGAAGATTCCAAGGACGGAAGATGTAGTAAGTCGGTCTTTTTCTGCATCCATAGACAGTGATATGTGCTCACACTCGAAATTTCGTAATGAAGACAAATATAGGCAAAATGGAGCAAGTGGAAAGAAATGGATTCCTGTTGGTACAAAGACATCCAGGCTTCTGAAACAGACTAGTTCTGCTGGTGAGTCCCATATGTCAGAAAATTCCATTGCCGAAGCAGATGGTCAGAAAGTTGAAAGTACTTTAAAGGCTGCTTACCAATTGCAACTAGCATTGGAGGGCATTCACCGTGTGATGGGCAATCCACTAGCAGAATTTGAAAGACTCGTCCATTCATTTGCTCCAGTTATCTCTTCTTCATGTGCGTATGAGAAATGTGCTGTTTGCATAGATGATCAGCTGTCTCATAGTCTCCTCTGCAAGCACCAGATCCCAAATGTATCACTACGTGTTGTTTGGAACTGGTACGAGAAACCTGGGAATTATGGTTTGGAAGTCAAGGCAGAAGATTCTAAGAACTTAAATGGGTTGCATATTGATTCCATAACCTTTCGTGCTCATTTTGTCCCTTTCCTTTCAGCCGTTCAGTTGTTTGGTTACCAACATCTCCCTGAATATTCTGTTAAACGTAGAGAACACACCAACCTTGAAATGCAGGACAAAGGAGAAGTTGAATCACACTTCTCTTTTCTGAAAACAATGTTTGACAAACAATGTTCAAAAGCTGTTGAGGTTAATCGCAATTCGGAAGAGGATATAGAACCAGCGCGGAACTTTGACACAGTTGAGGAACCTCTCAGTACATTAAAG CCACGGCATCGAAAGCCTCTCCACGATAA AATTGCAGAGCTCATTGATGTTGGAACTTCTAGTCATCAAATATATGGCGACCCTTCAAAGCTAGAACTTATGAATCTGCAAGAGCTACACCCTGCATCTTG GTTTTCAGTGGCCTGGTATCCAATATATCGAATTCCAGAAGGGAACTTCCGTGCATCATTTTTGACTTTCCATTCACTAGGACACCTGGTCCAGAGACACATTTCAAATGATTCTCTGAATAAGAACGTATTCTGCATTGCCTCCCCTGTGTTAGGATTGCAAAGCTACAATACACAG GGCGAATGTTGGTTTAATCCCAAAATTCCTGTTGAAACTACTTTGAAAGAATCAACACCTTTCAACATTTCTGAAATTCTCAAGGAACGACTTCGAATACTAGAGGAAAACGCATTACGTTTTGCTAGAGGTTGTGTTTGCAAAAATAATGTGATGGCATTCAACCGGCAGCCAGATTATGAGTTCTTTATTTCTCGGAAAAACTGA
- the LOC133860136 gene encoding uncharacterized protein LOC133860136 isoform X1: MIVPEMALSGELVQHIKQKKIMGDGGSGSSFSLNRSVLGEIYLSEVLEQPGHMALPHVKHTENSANCEVILADSPRTEMLAVKISKKKKRKKKKKDKSTKSLNDKTVDGTGLRKCGLDSAMPSCQLSGETANNNATNYVKGLKNDLPSAGVNPQCAPCMSGVCKDPSVPIGKNLPECSNVRIPDLTGNYLPASMRNHSNSGSNICCAGYKFSKHEPEEVSNNCFLENLQENQSPRLLSQCKSYKIINCKSYKVKDCIACNRGVTKTCGRSQTACNHRGITPINDFKSNDLASQSDAVRKTKKNAKGAQTYGKKRSNFYYVDKDVCLLEKNHWVKRNSFSRRGLLPSHLISPPGYSNSAHGTKKMVDKESFMCRKMHGGVIVDSSQWAPQQRLNGGFNKYVSWSCQPGALATDSGKLKSYNSFKHENYYNRKKGQGGYGGNFFRLHDKSVPLQKESSQVPYELYQYKNGNAAQRTIYNSQLAVSYGSHCLNSFPAFSPVIPKNVPHLTSLSIPGQRVLNDFHPYNCMKIPRTEDVVSRSFSASIDSDMCSHSKFRNEDKYRQNGASGKKWIPVGTKTSRLLKQTSSAGESHMSENSIAEADGQKVESTLKAAYQLQLALEGIHRVMGNPLAEFERLVHSFAPVISSSCAYEKCAVCIDDQLSHSLLCKHQIPNVSLRVVWNWYEKPGNYGLEVKAEDSKNLNGLHIDSITFRAHFVPFLSAVQLFGYQHLPEYSVKRREHTNLEMQDKGEVESHFSFLKTMFDKQCSKAVEVNRNSEEDIEPARNFDTVEEPLSTLKVSPCNESDNLNLDSLPTFFDSELVFEFFESEQPRHRKPLHDKIAELIDVGTSSHQIYGDPSKLELMNLQELHPASWFSVAWYPIYRIPEGNFRASFLTFHSLGHLVQRHISNDSLNKNVFCIASPVLGLQSYNTQGECWFNPKIPVETTLKESTPFNISEILKERLRILEENALRFARGCVCKNNVMAFNRQPDYEFFISRKN; the protein is encoded by the exons AATCATGGGAGACGGTGGTTCtggttcttcattttctctaaATCGTTCTGTTCTGGGTGAAATATATTTGTCAGAGGTTTTGGAGCAGCCAGGACATATGGCTTTACCTCATGTCAAGCATACAGAGAACTCCGCGAACTGTGAGGTGATTCTTGCTGATTCTCCAAGGACAGAGATGCTTGCTGTAAAGAtttccaagaagaagaagaggaagaagaagaagaaagataagTCAACTAAAAGTTTGAATGATAAGACTGTTGATGGCACAGGACTAAGAAAATGTGGTTTAGACAGCGCAATGCCATCTTGTCAGCTGTCGGGGGAGACCGCGAACAATAATGCAACTAACTACGTGAAAGGCCTGAAGAATGATCTCCCATCTGCAGGTGTCAATCCTCAATGTGCACCATGTATGTCTGGAGTTTGTAAAGATCCGAGTGTTCCCATTGGCAAGAATCTCCCTGAATGTTCCAATGTCAGAATTCCTGATCTTACTGGAAATTATTTACCTGCTTCTATGAGGAATCATAGTAACTCTGGGTCCAACATCTGCTGTGCGGGTTATAAATTCAGCAAGCACGAGCCTGAAGAAGTAAGCAATAATTGTTTTCTGGAGAATCTGCAGGAGAACCAGTCTCCCAGGCTTCTATCTCAATGCAAGTCATACAAGATCATTAATTGCAAGTCTTATAAGGTCAAAGATTGCATTGCTTGCAACCGTGGAGTTACCAAAACCTGTGGCCGGTCTCAGACTGCCTGCAATCATCGTGGCATCACCCCAATTAATGATTTTAAATCTAATGACTTGGCTTCTCAAAGTGATGCAGTACGCAAAACTAAGAAGAATGCCAAGGGAGCACAAACCTACGGGAAAAAAAGATCGAATTTTTATTATGTGGACAAGGATGTTTGCCTGCTAGAGAAGAATCATTGGGTCAAGCGTAATTCATTTTCAAGAAGAGGATTGCTACCCAGTCACTTAATTTCCCCTCCAGGCTACAGCAATTCTGCACATGGAACGAAAAAGATGGTAGACAAAGAGTCATTTATGTGTAGGAAAATGCATGGTGGAGTAATAGTTGATTCTTCTCAATGGGCTCCTCAGCAGAGGTTGAATGGGGGATTTAATAAATATGTCTCATGGTCTTGTCAACCGGGTGCCTTGGCAACTGACTCTGGGAAATTAAAATCATATAATTCATTTAAGCATGAGAACTACTACAACAGAAAGAAAGGACAGGGAGGCTATGGAGGAAACTTCTTTAGGCTTCATGATAAGTCTGTTCCACTTCAAAAGGAATCATCACAGGTTCCTTATGAACTTTATCAGTATAAAAATGGTAATGCTGCACAAAGAACCATTTATAATAGCCAGCTCGCTGTATCTTATGGTTCACACTGTTTAAATTCATTTCCTGCCTTTTCGCCTGTCATACCGAAAAATGTACCTCACTTGACAAGTTTGAGTATACCAGGTCAACGTGTGCTAAATGATTTCCATCCATACAATTGCATGAAGATTCCAAGGACGGAAGATGTAGTAAGTCGGTCTTTTTCTGCATCCATAGACAGTGATATGTGCTCACACTCGAAATTTCGTAATGAAGACAAATATAGGCAAAATGGAGCAAGTGGAAAGAAATGGATTCCTGTTGGTACAAAGACATCCAGGCTTCTGAAACAGACTAGTTCTGCTGGTGAGTCCCATATGTCAGAAAATTCCATTGCCGAAGCAGATGGTCAGAAAGTTGAAAGTACTTTAAAGGCTGCTTACCAATTGCAACTAGCATTGGAGGGCATTCACCGTGTGATGGGCAATCCACTAGCAGAATTTGAAAGACTCGTCCATTCATTTGCTCCAGTTATCTCTTCTTCATGTGCGTATGAGAAATGTGCTGTTTGCATAGATGATCAGCTGTCTCATAGTCTCCTCTGCAAGCACCAGATCCCAAATGTATCACTACGTGTTGTTTGGAACTGGTACGAGAAACCTGGGAATTATGGTTTGGAAGTCAAGGCAGAAGATTCTAAGAACTTAAATGGGTTGCATATTGATTCCATAACCTTTCGTGCTCATTTTGTCCCTTTCCTTTCAGCCGTTCAGTTGTTTGGTTACCAACATCTCCCTGAATATTCTGTTAAACGTAGAGAACACACCAACCTTGAAATGCAGGACAAAGGAGAAGTTGAATCACACTTCTCTTTTCTGAAAACAATGTTTGACAAACAATGTTCAAAAGCTGTTGAGGTTAATCGCAATTCGGAAGAGGATATAGAACCAGCGCGGAACTTTGACACAGTTGAGGAACCTCTCAGTACATTAAAGGTTTCCCCATGTAATGAAAGTGATAATTTGAATTTAGATTCTTTACCTACCTTCTTTGATTCTGAGcttgtatttgaattttttgaatctgAGCAGCCACGGCATCGAAAGCCTCTCCACGATAA AATTGCAGAGCTCATTGATGTTGGAACTTCTAGTCATCAAATATATGGCGACCCTTCAAAGCTAGAACTTATGAATCTGCAAGAGCTACACCCTGCATCTTG GTTTTCAGTGGCCTGGTATCCAATATATCGAATTCCAGAAGGGAACTTCCGTGCATCATTTTTGACTTTCCATTCACTAGGACACCTGGTCCAGAGACACATTTCAAATGATTCTCTGAATAAGAACGTATTCTGCATTGCCTCCCCTGTGTTAGGATTGCAAAGCTACAATACACAG GGCGAATGTTGGTTTAATCCCAAAATTCCTGTTGAAACTACTTTGAAAGAATCAACACCTTTCAACATTTCTGAAATTCTCAAGGAACGACTTCGAATACTAGAGGAAAACGCATTACGTTTTGCTAGAGGTTGTGTTTGCAAAAATAATGTGATGGCATTCAACCGGCAGCCAGATTATGAGTTCTTTATTTCTCGGAAAAACTGA